AGATCTTCGGGTTCCGCGTGCAGATCTTCGCGTCATCAACGGAAAAAAATGCTAACCGCGTCGCCGATGACGCACGCAGCCCGTTCGGCGGTAAAGTATACATCGAGCACGTTGCTCCCTACTATAAGGTCAGGGTGGGTGATTGCCTGACTTCGGAAGAAGCGCAGGCAATAAAATCGAAAGCGGTTAATCTTGGTTTCAAAGGAGCGTTCGTCGTCGAAACGATGATCAATCCGTAGCCATAGATTATTTGGGCAATAGTTTAAAATTACTTCTAGCTACCAAGAATACGCACAAGCTGGAAGAGATAAAAAATATCCTCGGTAAGGCCGCGGGAATTACTTATCTCAGCCTCCATGATTTCCCCGGCTTTGCCATAAAGGAAACCGGAAGATCCCTCCTGCAAAACAGCCTTCTGAAAGCCGAGTTCGCGTTCAAGGTCACCGGCAATCCGTCCCTGGCTGATGATTCAGGACTTTTCATTGATGCGCTTGACGGCGAACCAGGAATCTTCTCTTCCCGTTTTGCTTCCACTGACCAGGCAAGGATCGATAAAGTCCTCAATATGATGCGGTCACGAACCAATAGAACTGCCCATTTCAGGGCGGTTTTTGTCTATTATTTTGCGCCGCAGCGATACCAGGCATTTGAAGGAATGTGCCCGGGTACCATCGCCCTTGAACCTAGGGGCGCCAATGGTTTCGGGTACGATCCGATCTTCATACCGGATGGACATAAGAAGACCTTTGCGGAGATGACGCCAAAGACCAAGAACCGCATCAGCCACCGTTACCGGGCGCTGCGTAAGTTCAAGGCTTACTTGCTGCGATAATCAGCCTAATCGTTCAAGGAGGGCAGTATGAGAAAAAATACCCTTTGCACCTTCCCGTTATGCTTCGCATTAGTTCTCATTCCGGTCATGTTGCCAGCCCAAAATGACGCGACGCCTCGAAAGCCGGAGCTATTATGCATCTTCATCGACTGTGAAGACTGCGATCTCGATTTCATGAAAACGGAGATTGATTTTGTGAACCACGTGACCGACCGCGCCGTAGCGGATCTGCATATTCTCATAACCACCCAGGAAACCGCCAGCGGCGGCACTGAATACACGATCATTTTTTTCGGACAAGGAAAATATGCCGGCATGACCGACACCATGACCTACATCGCTGGTTCGGATGATTCGGAGGATACGATACGCCGCGGTCTCGCTCAGCGATTGAAGATCGGATTGATGCGATACGTCGCGCAGACCCCAGTTGCCGACAATATCAATATTGCGGTGCGAAACAAAAATGTCTCAATTAATCCCGAAGACCGATGGCATAACTGGATATTCAGCATCGGTATTGATACTTACCTCAATGGCGAGAAATCCTACAAGTACAATTATATTTTCGGATCGATCAGCGCTAACCGCACGACTGAAAGCTGGAAATTGCGGAATGAGGTTTATTACGACTACACGAAAACCTATTACGCGATCGACGAGACGACAACGATACCCAGTTTGTCCAAGAGTTATGGTGTTGATGGTCTTGTTGTCAAAAGTTTCAATGATCACTGGTCAGCAGGTCTTTCAGCAGACATTTATTCAAGTACCTATTCGAACATTGAAGTTAGCGGTTCGGTTCAGCCGGCGATGGAGTACGATATCTTCCCTTACCGTCAAGCAACAAGCAGGGAAATCAGGGTACTCTATAACCCCGGTCTGCGTTATTATCAATATTTCGACACGACTATTTACGACAAAACCACCGAGATTATGCCGTTTGAATACTTGTCAATCACCCTCGACACCAAGCAGCGATGGGGTTCGGTTGCCATTTCTTTATCAGGCCGGCATTTCCTGCCTGATTATAAAAAAAACCGGCTCACGATCAACGCCGATCTATCACTGCCGGTAGTCAAAGGCCTGGCATTCACCGTAGCCGGATGGGCATCTCTCATCCATGACCAGATATCACTGCCAAAAAGGGGATTAACGCCCGAAGAGATCCTGCTCAGGATACGGCAGCAGGCCACGCAGTATCAGTACTATTCGAGCATCGGACTGAAGTATTCCTTCGGTTCGCGCTACAGCAACATCGTGAACCCCCGGTTCGGGGATTAAACGACCGGCCGGTTCGTTCCCGACCGATCAAGATTCGATACTAACGATCTTTTCCCGCGCAAACTCTCCCTTAATGATAGCGACCGAAGATCTGCTCACGTCGTAGTGGCTGGCGATCAATTCAATAAGCTCTTTGTTCGCTTTGCCTTTTTCCGGAACCGAACGCAACTTTACCCGCAGCGAGCCGTCAGGCATGACGATCAATTCCTGTTTTTTAGAACGCGGAATAACTTTGATTTTTATCTGGATCTTTTGAGGCATTTTACCTTCGGCCTGCGAATGACCGCACTGATCAGTTTCTTCCCAGACTGTCGCTCTCGGTATCGGTTTTTGGTTCCGAAAGATCCACGTACATCTGTGTTCTCCGACCGCGCACGGTCGGGGGAGCCATTTGCTGCCCTTCCAGCTGCTTTTCCAGTATGGTATCTTCTTCGGGCACGATCGTGTTCCCGGT
The sequence above is a segment of the bacterium genome. Coding sequences within it:
- a CDS encoding DUF167 domain-containing protein, which encodes MPQKIQIKIKVIPRSKKQELIVMPDGSLRVKLRSVPEKGKANKELIELIASHYDVSRSSVAIIKGEFAREKIVSIES
- the rdgB gene encoding RdgB/HAM1 family non-canonical purine NTP pyrophosphatase; the encoded protein is MGNSLKLLLATKNTHKLEEIKNILGKAAGITYLSLHDFPGFAIKETGRSLLQNSLLKAEFAFKVTGNPSLADDSGLFIDALDGEPGIFSSRFASTDQARIDKVLNMMRSRTNRTAHFRAVFVYYFAPQRYQAFEGMCPGTIALEPRGANGFGYDPIFIPDGHKKTFAEMTPKTKNRISHRYRALRKFKAYLLR